A part of Palaemon carinicauda isolate YSFRI2023 unplaced genomic scaffold, ASM3689809v2 scaffold120, whole genome shotgun sequence genomic DNA contains:
- the LOC137635403 gene encoding uncharacterized protein, whose product MGQLKKLLNETLQLKAHKIKPAGSNKDWAYVTFRDEKSRTKALTVLDEFKWKKCVLSCSIAKPMEDPVQVKRAANSKLLEGVDLDAKIPINERVVKSVTPFAHFTYEDQASTPMTICRLSDSEFPVRRPGAWLSDQ is encoded by the exons ATGGGG CAACTGAAGAAACTTCTGAACGAGACCTTGCAGCTCAAGGCGCACAAGATCAAGCCGGCCGGCTCGAACAAAGACTGGGCCTACGTGACTTTCCGCGACGAGAAGTCCAGGACCAAGGCTCTGACTGTGCTGGACGAGTTCAAGTGGAAGAAATGCGTCCTCTCGTGTTCG ATCGCAAAACCAATGGAAGACCCGGTTCAAGTCAAACGAGCCGCCAACTCCAAGCTCCTGGAGGGAGTAGACCTGGACGCCAAAATCCCAATTAACGAACGGGTGGTGAAGAGCGTGACGCCGTTCGCTCACTTCACGTACGAAGATCAG GCATCAACCCCGATGACGATTTGCCGACTGTCGGATTCCGAGTTTCCAGTTAGAAGGCCGGGAGCCTGGCTGTCGGACCAATAG